One part of the Prochlorococcus marinus str. MIT 9313 genome encodes these proteins:
- a CDS encoding NAD(P)/FAD-dependent oxidoreductase: MMVPGQPASAIAITELPLLSDPPVDLIVVGGGASGFFGAITAAEEGLAFVHVLEATSEPLTKVKISGGGRCNVTHACWEPGDLVTNYPRGGRPLRGLFSRFATGDAVAWFADRGLELVAEPDGRMFPVANCSSAVVACLKQAAVLAGVSLRSQKVVQSLERRGAAGFLVQCRDGSSFQAQRVLLATGGHPSGRRLAAAMGHQLVPSVPSLFSLALEAPALIACSGLALDGVHLSLKAGGQNFQQTGRVLITHWGLSGPAILRLTAFAARALQGDHYRGKLFVNWLGMSSHNLVKQSMRDLRHHQGRRTLGSARPLPNLPRRLWLSLLAQVGATRDLRWADCPARLERLLFEALVASCYSIGGKGPFGEEFVTAGGVQLGEVNLATMESRVCPGLYFAGELLDVDGLTGGFNFQHCWTSGWLAGQAIAKSLQFATGSDQTR, translated from the coding sequence ATGATGGTCCCAGGCCAACCGGCAAGCGCTATTGCAATAACGGAGTTGCCCTTACTTTCCGACCCGCCCGTTGATTTGATCGTTGTTGGTGGTGGTGCCTCAGGTTTTTTTGGGGCAATCACCGCGGCTGAGGAGGGTTTGGCTTTTGTGCATGTGTTGGAGGCCACCTCTGAGCCATTGACGAAGGTGAAGATCAGTGGTGGCGGCCGTTGCAACGTGACTCATGCCTGCTGGGAGCCAGGTGATTTGGTGACCAATTACCCCCGAGGTGGCCGCCCATTGCGGGGCCTCTTTAGCCGTTTTGCTACCGGTGATGCGGTGGCTTGGTTTGCCGATCGGGGCCTGGAGCTTGTGGCAGAGCCGGATGGGCGAATGTTCCCTGTGGCTAATTGCTCCTCTGCAGTGGTGGCCTGTCTGAAGCAGGCAGCAGTGTTGGCTGGAGTCAGCTTGCGCAGTCAGAAGGTTGTACAGAGCTTGGAGCGTAGGGGTGCTGCAGGGTTCTTAGTTCAATGTCGGGATGGGTCTTCTTTTCAGGCTCAAAGGGTTTTATTGGCTACGGGTGGGCATCCCAGTGGTCGTCGCTTGGCGGCAGCGATGGGTCATCAGCTTGTGCCGTCAGTTCCTTCTCTGTTCAGTCTTGCTCTGGAGGCACCTGCGTTAATCGCCTGTTCTGGTTTGGCTCTCGATGGCGTTCATCTAAGTCTTAAGGCTGGAGGTCAAAACTTTCAGCAGACCGGCAGGGTATTGATTACTCATTGGGGATTAAGTGGGCCCGCGATTTTGCGGCTTACTGCTTTTGCTGCAAGGGCTTTGCAAGGCGATCACTATCGGGGAAAGCTTTTTGTCAATTGGCTTGGCATGAGTAGTCACAATCTGGTGAAGCAGTCAATGCGTGACCTACGTCATCACCAAGGTCGACGCACTCTGGGATCAGCTCGTCCTCTGCCCAACTTGCCTCGTCGTCTTTGGTTGTCCTTGTTGGCTCAAGTGGGTGCTACTCGGGATTTGCGTTGGGCGGATTGTCCTGCCCGTTTGGAACGTCTTTTGTTTGAAGCTTTGGTTGCTAGCTGTTACTCAATCGGTGGCAAGGGGCCATTTGGAGAAGAGTTCGTTACGGCTGGGGGAGTGCAGTTGGGCGAGGTGAATCTCGCGACGATGGAGAGTCGGGTTTGTCCAGGTCTTTATTTTGCTGGGGAACTTCTCGATGTGGATGGGCTGACGGGGGGGTTCAACTTCCAGCATTGTTGGACCAGTGGTTGGCTTGCTGGTCAGGCCATTGCAAAGAGTTTGCAGTTCGCTACTGGATCTGATCAAACACGGTGA
- a CDS encoding type II secretion system F family protein, producing MTSFVATYESASGQTRTITIKAADLTTAKKLLRRRGIRATDLKAALSNKGQESSKKIDRQKNTKSSNLGLFSIDLSAAFEKSPGVKDKAVFASKLATLVDAGVPIVRSLDLMASQQHLPMFKRALMKVSLDVNEGSAMGTAMSKWPKVFDQLSIAMVEAGEAGGVLDESLKRLAKLLEDNARLKNQIKGALGYPITVLVIAILVFLGMTIFLIPTFAEIFEDLGAELPLFTQFMVDLSKLLRSSFSLLLTGVLLACAWIFNRYYSTHQGRRQIDRLKLRIPLFGTLIIKTATAQFCRIFSSLIKAGVPILMSLEIASETAGNAIISDAILESRTLVQEGVLLSAALIRQKVLPDMALNMLAIGEETGEMDQMLSKVADFYEDEVSSSVKTLTSMLEPAMIVVVGVIVGSILLAMYLPMFTVFDQIQ from the coding sequence ATGACATCCTTCGTCGCCACCTACGAATCCGCAAGTGGTCAAACACGCACAATAACCATCAAAGCGGCCGACCTAACAACCGCAAAAAAATTACTACGTCGTCGTGGAATACGAGCAACTGACCTGAAAGCAGCGCTCAGCAATAAAGGACAAGAAAGTAGCAAAAAAATTGACCGCCAAAAGAATACAAAATCATCAAATCTTGGACTATTTTCCATCGATCTAAGTGCCGCTTTCGAAAAGTCCCCAGGTGTAAAAGACAAAGCAGTTTTCGCAAGCAAATTGGCAACTCTGGTGGATGCAGGCGTTCCGATCGTGCGCAGTCTCGACCTAATGGCTAGTCAGCAGCACTTGCCTATGTTCAAACGTGCACTGATGAAGGTGAGTCTTGATGTAAATGAAGGCAGTGCCATGGGCACTGCTATGAGCAAGTGGCCAAAGGTATTCGACCAACTCAGTATCGCAATGGTGGAAGCCGGAGAAGCTGGTGGTGTTTTGGATGAATCTCTCAAGAGACTCGCCAAGTTATTAGAAGACAATGCCCGACTCAAGAACCAAATCAAAGGGGCCCTTGGTTACCCAATCACTGTGCTGGTGATAGCCATCCTCGTCTTCCTAGGCATGACAATCTTCTTGATCCCGACCTTTGCAGAAATCTTTGAAGATTTAGGCGCCGAACTGCCCCTGTTCACTCAGTTCATGGTCGACCTAAGCAAATTATTGCGTTCCTCCTTTTCCCTGCTATTAACAGGTGTCCTACTGGCGTGCGCTTGGATTTTCAACCGCTACTACTCCACTCACCAAGGACGCCGTCAGATCGATCGACTGAAACTGAGAATCCCCCTATTCGGCACTCTGATCATCAAAACTGCCACCGCTCAATTCTGCAGAATCTTCAGCTCATTGATCAAAGCAGGCGTACCAATCCTGATGTCACTAGAAATTGCCAGCGAAACCGCTGGCAATGCGATCATTTCCGACGCCATTCTTGAATCACGCACCCTTGTTCAAGAAGGAGTGCTCCTTAGTGCTGCCTTAATTCGCCAAAAAGTGCTTCCAGACATGGCCTTAAACATGCTGGCCATTGGCGAGGAAACCGGAGAGATGGATCAAATGCTCAGCAAGGTGGCTGATTTTTACGAGGATGAGGTCTCTTCCTCGGTGAAGACTCTGACCTCAATGCTTGAACCCGCGATGATCGTTGTAGTGGGTGTCATCGTGGGCTCCATCCTGCTAGCGATGTATCTCCCGATGTTCACCGTGTTTGATCAGATCCAGTAG
- a CDS encoding type IV pilus twitching motility protein PilT, which produces MDLMIEDLMEQLVQGGGSDLHIATGQPPYGRFSGELRPMTNTPLSEETCNKLIFSMLNNSQRKTLEQIWELDCAYGLKGVARFRVNVYRQKGSYAACLRALGSTIPSIESLNLPSVVIETSKRPRGLVLVTGPTGSGKTTTLASLLDHINHTRSEHILTIEDPIEFVYKSDLSLVHQRQLNEDTRSFGNALRAALREDPDVILVGEMRDLETIQLAISAAETGHLVFGTLHTNSAAQTVDRMVDVFPPNQQTQIRVQLSGSLLAIFSQTLCRRLNPQPEQFGRVMAQEILINTPATANLIREGKTAQLYSQIQTGGELGMQTLEKALANLTKQGEISRSEAIAKASKPSELEQLLNDG; this is translated from the coding sequence ATGGATCTAATGATCGAGGACCTGATGGAACAGCTGGTGCAAGGTGGCGGCAGTGATCTGCACATTGCTACCGGCCAACCCCCGTATGGACGATTCAGCGGTGAATTGAGGCCAATGACCAATACCCCCCTATCCGAAGAAACATGCAACAAGCTGATTTTCTCAATGCTCAACAACAGTCAGAGAAAGACTCTTGAACAAATCTGGGAGCTTGACTGTGCCTATGGGCTAAAGGGTGTGGCGCGCTTTCGTGTGAATGTCTATCGACAGAAGGGAAGTTACGCCGCCTGTCTACGTGCTCTTGGCAGCACTATCCCGAGTATTGAAAGTCTCAACCTGCCATCAGTAGTCATAGAAACCAGCAAACGACCAAGGGGATTAGTGCTAGTAACAGGACCAACCGGATCAGGCAAAACAACAACCCTTGCTTCCCTGCTGGACCACATCAATCACACCAGAAGCGAACACATCCTCACAATCGAAGATCCAATCGAATTTGTATACAAAAGCGATCTCAGCCTTGTGCACCAGCGACAGCTCAATGAAGACACACGCAGTTTTGGCAATGCCCTGCGTGCGGCACTACGCGAAGATCCAGATGTGATCCTCGTGGGCGAAATGCGCGACCTGGAAACCATTCAACTGGCCATCAGCGCCGCCGAAACAGGTCACCTCGTATTCGGCACCCTGCACACCAACTCGGCGGCACAAACGGTCGATCGCATGGTTGATGTTTTCCCCCCAAACCAGCAAACCCAAATCAGAGTTCAACTCTCAGGAAGCCTGCTAGCCATTTTTTCTCAAACCCTCTGCCGGCGCCTAAATCCACAACCAGAACAATTTGGGCGGGTCATGGCTCAAGAAATCTTGATCAACACGCCAGCCACAGCAAACCTGATTAGAGAAGGCAAAACCGCACAGCTCTACTCCCAAATTCAAACCGGAGGAGAACTAGGGATGCAAACACTAGAAAAAGCCCTTGCGAATCTAACTAAACAGGGTGAAATTAGCCGCTCTGAAGCCATCGCCAAAGCCAGTAAACCCAGCGAACTGGAGCAACTCCTCAACGATGGCTAA
- a CDS encoding GspE/PulE family protein, translating to MLTVCKFTSRHVDGNSTPPTSGGSPHLQFHFFFVTQGRPIPKATNSIQQRLELELLLQVNVLSHEELVVGVELMANHTTLDISTWQQFQALPINMHNQHLVVAISDQCNEQTKNQLISVLQSQGFSTEFRLALAADISQLLAPMRSEQHVESASKSKTTKPIAQTPTSLLAGFSAEGVLEEDPEEQARLASSIEDLESSLMDSDSSPVINLVDRILLEALQTEASDVHVEPQQDGLQIRFRQDGVLQRYIEPLPSRLIPAVTSRFKIMADLDIAERRMAQDGRIRRTYRNRMVDFRVNSLPSRYGEKICLRLLDSSAPQLGLDKLISNPSALSLVRNLGSKPFGMILVTGPTGSGKSTTLYSLLAERNEPGINISTVEDPIEYTLPGITQCQVNREKGFDFSTALRAFMRQDPDVLLVGETRDLETAKTAIEAALTGHLVLTTLHCNDASSAIARLNEMGVEPFMVSASLIGIVSQRLLRRVCRSCRKSYHPTEKELGRFGLMAHTETGVTFFKAHHHGQEKQPCPKCQGSGYKGRVGVYEVLRMNEELASAVAKGATTDLVRRLALEAGMKTLLGYSLDLVREGHTTLEEVGRMILTDSGLESERRARALSTLTCNVCGAGLQDDWLECPYCLTARQ from the coding sequence ATGCTGACCGTTTGCAAATTCACGTCTAGACATGTTGATGGGAATAGCACACCTCCCACAAGCGGCGGAAGCCCGCACCTCCAATTTCATTTCTTCTTCGTGACCCAGGGCCGACCAATCCCCAAAGCAACCAACAGCATCCAGCAGCGACTGGAACTGGAACTGCTCCTACAAGTCAATGTGCTTAGCCACGAAGAACTTGTTGTCGGAGTGGAGCTAATGGCCAACCACACCACTCTTGACATCTCAACGTGGCAACAATTCCAGGCCCTGCCAATCAACATGCACAACCAACATTTGGTTGTAGCCATCTCGGACCAATGCAATGAGCAAACCAAAAATCAACTGATCTCAGTGCTGCAGTCCCAAGGCTTCAGCACAGAATTCCGTCTCGCGCTTGCAGCCGACATCAGCCAGCTGCTTGCACCAATGAGATCTGAGCAGCACGTTGAATCTGCATCCAAGTCAAAAACAACAAAGCCAATTGCACAAACACCAACCTCCCTGCTGGCAGGATTTAGTGCCGAAGGCGTGCTCGAAGAAGATCCTGAAGAACAAGCCAGACTTGCTAGTTCCATAGAGGATTTGGAGTCCAGCTTGATGGACTCAGACAGTTCACCAGTCATCAACCTGGTGGACCGCATATTGCTAGAGGCACTGCAAACAGAAGCCAGCGACGTACACGTTGAGCCGCAACAAGACGGACTACAGATCCGCTTCCGTCAAGACGGTGTCCTGCAGCGCTATATCGAACCCCTCCCGAGCCGGTTGATCCCTGCTGTTACCTCACGCTTCAAGATCATGGCCGACCTAGACATCGCAGAACGGCGCATGGCTCAGGACGGTCGCATTCGTCGCACATATCGCAATCGTATGGTCGATTTCAGGGTTAATAGCCTGCCAAGCCGTTACGGGGAAAAAATCTGTCTGCGACTACTCGACAGCAGTGCTCCACAACTCGGGTTAGACAAACTGATCAGCAACCCAAGTGCTCTCTCTCTCGTACGCAACTTGGGCTCTAAGCCCTTCGGCATGATCCTTGTGACAGGTCCAACAGGGTCAGGCAAGTCAACAACCCTTTACTCCCTCCTGGCAGAACGCAACGAACCTGGTATCAACATTTCCACCGTAGAAGATCCCATCGAATACACCCTCCCTGGGATTACCCAATGTCAAGTGAATAGGGAAAAAGGCTTCGATTTCAGCACTGCACTGAGAGCCTTCATGCGTCAAGACCCAGACGTTCTGCTGGTCGGTGAAACCCGTGACCTAGAAACCGCAAAAACCGCCATCGAAGCCGCACTGACTGGTCATCTGGTACTAACCACACTGCATTGCAATGACGCATCAAGTGCGATCGCCCGCCTCAACGAGATGGGCGTGGAACCATTCATGGTGAGCGCTTCGTTGATTGGCATCGTCTCTCAACGACTTCTACGAAGAGTGTGCCGTTCTTGTCGTAAGTCATATCACCCAACTGAAAAAGAACTGGGGCGATTCGGCTTGATGGCCCATACAGAAACTGGGGTGACCTTTTTCAAGGCCCACCATCACGGTCAAGAAAAACAGCCGTGCCCCAAATGTCAAGGCAGCGGCTACAAGGGCCGAGTTGGTGTCTATGAAGTACTGCGCATGAACGAAGAGCTCGCTTCAGCCGTCGCCAAAGGTGCCACTACTGATTTAGTAAGACGTCTGGCGCTCGAGGCTGGTATGAAAACTCTATTGGGCTACAGCCTTGACCTGGTGCGAGAAGGCCACACCACCCTTGAGGAAGTAGGCCGAATGATCCTCACCGATTCCGGATTGGAATCAGAGCGCCGCGCCAGAGCCCTTAGCACTCTTACCTGCAACGTCTGCGGGGCAGGCCTCCAAGACGACTGGCTGGAATGTCCCTACTGTCTAACCGCTCGCCAATGA
- the grpE gene encoding nucleotide exchange factor GrpE: MSGDAPTPAHDPAAEGLEASVPLESVASINSDEGQSSAQSAPLADNEARLQQLEQEHSSLREEHETLRSQYMRIAADFDNFRKRQSRDQDDLRFQLICTTLSEILPVVDNFERARQQLEPQGEEAQALHRSYQGLYKQLVDVLKQMGVASMRVVGQVFDPTLHEAVSREPSEEHPEDVVTEELQRGYHLNGRVLRHALVKVSMGPGPQSGASPSSAQPNDDSTATFQGEADPAQPGV; encoded by the coding sequence ATGAGTGGCGACGCCCCTACCCCAGCTCACGATCCTGCTGCTGAGGGTTTAGAGGCTTCCGTGCCTCTGGAATCAGTGGCATCGATCAATTCCGACGAGGGTCAGTCTTCAGCTCAATCTGCACCATTAGCGGATAATGAAGCTCGCTTACAGCAATTGGAGCAGGAGCACAGCAGCCTGCGGGAAGAGCACGAAACTCTTCGTAGTCAGTACATGCGGATTGCTGCAGATTTCGATAATTTCCGCAAACGTCAGAGTCGCGATCAGGACGATCTTCGATTCCAGCTTATTTGTACTACTTTGAGTGAGATTCTGCCGGTGGTGGACAATTTTGAGCGAGCTCGTCAGCAATTAGAGCCTCAGGGAGAGGAGGCTCAGGCTCTTCATCGCAGTTATCAGGGTCTTTATAAACAGCTTGTTGATGTGCTCAAGCAAATGGGCGTTGCTTCAATGCGGGTTGTTGGGCAGGTGTTTGATCCCACGCTCCATGAGGCTGTTTCACGAGAGCCCAGTGAGGAGCATCCAGAGGATGTAGTCACAGAGGAACTTCAGCGGGGATATCACCTCAATGGCAGGGTGCTTCGCCATGCTCTTGTGAAGGTGTCTATGGGACCAGGTCCGCAGAGTGGCGCCTCTCCTTCTTCAGCTCAACCCAATGATGACTCCACTGCAACTTTTCAAGGTGAGGCAGATCCTGCCCAACCAGGGGTCTGA
- the dnaJ gene encoding molecular chaperone DnaJ: MADYYDLLGVSKDADGDTLKRAYRRLARQYHPDINKDPGAEDRFKEIGRAYEVLSDPQTRGRYDQFGEAGLGGAAGMPDVGDMGGFADLFETFFSGFGGAGGSGGARPRRRGPQQGDDLRYDLKIDFEQAVFGQEREIKIPHLETCDTCNGTGAKVGSGPTTCSTCGGVGQVRRATRTPFGSFTQVAECPSCEGTGQVIADPCPACAGQGVRQVRKKLRINIPAGVDTGTRLRVAGEGNAGLRGGPSGDLYVFLTVKSHPQLRRDGITVLSEVNVSYLQAILGDIIEVDTVDGNTSLEIPAGTQPNAVLTLENKGIPKLGNPVARGNQRISINVKLPIRLSDEERGLLEELAGHHSAKGRQHHHHNSGLFARLFGQKG, translated from the coding sequence ATGGCTGATTATTACGACCTGCTAGGGGTCAGCAAAGATGCTGATGGCGATACCCTGAAGCGGGCTTATCGCCGTCTTGCACGTCAGTATCACCCAGATATCAATAAGGATCCTGGTGCAGAGGATCGTTTCAAGGAGATCGGTCGTGCCTATGAGGTGCTTAGCGATCCTCAGACTCGTGGCCGTTATGACCAATTTGGCGAGGCTGGGCTTGGGGGTGCAGCGGGCATGCCCGATGTGGGAGATATGGGTGGCTTCGCTGATCTCTTTGAGACCTTTTTTAGTGGTTTTGGAGGGGCTGGTGGATCTGGTGGCGCTCGTCCACGACGACGGGGACCGCAGCAAGGAGATGATCTTCGCTACGACTTGAAGATTGACTTTGAGCAAGCTGTTTTCGGCCAAGAACGAGAAATCAAAATTCCCCATCTTGAAACTTGCGACACCTGTAACGGCACTGGAGCCAAGGTGGGTAGTGGACCAACGACCTGTTCCACTTGTGGTGGTGTTGGTCAGGTTCGACGAGCGACCAGAACACCTTTCGGGAGCTTCACTCAGGTGGCGGAATGTCCCAGTTGTGAAGGTACTGGACAGGTGATTGCAGACCCTTGTCCTGCATGTGCTGGACAGGGTGTTCGTCAGGTTCGCAAGAAATTGCGCATCAATATTCCCGCTGGGGTTGATACAGGAACTCGTCTGAGAGTTGCCGGTGAGGGAAATGCTGGTTTGCGGGGTGGACCTTCTGGAGACCTTTACGTATTTTTGACGGTGAAATCCCATCCCCAATTGCGACGTGATGGGATCACGGTGCTTTCAGAAGTCAACGTGAGTTATCTCCAGGCAATCCTTGGAGACATCATTGAGGTTGATACGGTTGATGGCAATACCAGTCTTGAGATTCCTGCTGGAACTCAGCCCAATGCTGTACTCACCCTTGAAAACAAGGGTATTCCTAAGCTAGGAAACCCAGTAGCAAGAGGGAATCAGCGTATTTCTATCAATGTGAAGTTGCCCATTCGTCTTTCTGATGAGGAGCGGGGCTTGCTTGAAGAACTTGCTGGCCATCATTCTGCTAAAGGCAGGCAGCATCACCATCACAACAGTGGTTTGTTTGCTCGTTTGTTTGGCCAGAAAGGATGA
- a CDS encoding sulfurtransferase TusA family protein, giving the protein MTAQLVPDQQIDLRGTPCPINFIRCRLALEGLKDKERLQVDLDRGEPEAMVVPGLVEAGHRVEIIAQENTWLRLMVTCGGG; this is encoded by the coding sequence ATGACCGCCCAGCTTGTTCCTGATCAGCAGATTGATTTGCGCGGTACTCCTTGCCCAATCAATTTTATTCGCTGTCGCTTGGCTCTTGAGGGTCTTAAGGACAAGGAACGTCTACAGGTGGATCTTGATCGTGGGGAACCTGAGGCGATGGTGGTTCCAGGGTTAGTAGAGGCAGGCCATCGCGTTGAGATTATTGCTCAGGAAAACACTTGGTTGAGGTTGATGGTGACTTGTGGCGGCGGCTGA
- the rsgA gene encoding ribosome small subunit-dependent GTPase A yields the protein MAAAEAPRLAGMVVALQANFLEVELETFNPSSLVSWTGSTDDEPLRLLCTRRTRLDHRGAAVHVGDRVWVEAIDWQERRAVVGDVEPRQSWINRPPVANVTAVVVALAVKQPCFDADQASRFLLSAEQTGVDVHLILTKRDLITSDQLEQQLVRLRGWGYRPMAVSVQTGEGLGALKNKLSSTRLAVFCGPSGVGKTSLLNQLLPQLSLRVGAVSGRLKRGRHTTRHVELFRLCEGSLVADTPGFNRPELPADLRKLAVLFPELDGQLEDYPCRFRDCFHRDEPGCGVDKSWERYPIYKRFLEEMECLTRSSRGGSGSGLL from the coding sequence GTGGCGGCGGCTGAGGCGCCGCGGCTTGCAGGGATGGTGGTGGCCTTACAAGCCAATTTTCTCGAGGTAGAACTCGAGACTTTTAATCCATCTTCATTGGTGAGCTGGACAGGATCAACGGATGATGAACCATTGCGTTTGCTTTGTACTCGTCGAACGCGCCTGGACCATCGCGGGGCTGCCGTGCATGTGGGGGATCGAGTTTGGGTGGAAGCAATCGATTGGCAGGAACGTCGAGCTGTGGTTGGTGATGTGGAACCTAGGCAGAGTTGGATCAACCGCCCGCCAGTCGCCAACGTTACGGCTGTTGTTGTTGCCTTGGCAGTCAAGCAGCCTTGCTTTGACGCTGACCAAGCGAGTCGTTTTCTACTGTCCGCTGAGCAGACTGGTGTTGATGTTCACCTCATCCTCACCAAACGCGATCTGATCACTTCGGACCAGCTCGAGCAGCAGCTCGTGCGGCTAAGGGGTTGGGGGTATCGGCCTATGGCGGTTTCTGTGCAGACCGGAGAGGGGTTAGGTGCTCTAAAAAACAAACTCAGCAGTACACGACTTGCTGTCTTTTGTGGTCCTTCAGGTGTGGGTAAGACCAGTTTGCTCAATCAGCTCTTGCCCCAGCTATCCCTGCGCGTAGGCGCTGTTTCTGGACGGTTGAAACGTGGCAGGCATACCACTCGTCATGTTGAACTCTTTCGACTGTGCGAAGGATCTCTCGTTGCTGATACACCAGGGTTTAATCGACCTGAACTTCCTGCTGATCTGCGCAAGCTTGCGGTGTTGTTCCCTGAACTTGATGGACAGCTTGAAGATTATCCCTGCAGATTTAGGGATTGTTTCCATCGTGATGAGCCCGGTTGTGGGGTCGACAAAAGTTGGGAACGATATCCAATCTATAAGCGTTTTTTGGAGGAGATGGAGTGCCTCACTCGCTCATCCCGGGGAGGTTCAGGTTCAGGCCTCCTGTAA
- a CDS encoding YbaB/EbfC family nucleoid-associated protein yields MAGFGLPNFGQLTEAFRKAQQIQQNAQKLQEELDAMEIEGSSPDGRASIWLSGNQQPLRVRIEPSLLAEGQDASETAILAALQSAYEHSTTTMKEQMEELTGGLNLNLPGMSE; encoded by the coding sequence ATGGCAGGGTTCGGACTTCCCAATTTCGGCCAACTCACCGAAGCCTTCCGCAAGGCCCAACAAATCCAACAAAACGCCCAAAAACTGCAGGAAGAGCTAGATGCCATGGAAATTGAGGGCAGCAGCCCAGACGGCAGAGCAAGTATCTGGCTATCTGGCAACCAGCAACCACTGCGTGTGCGCATTGAACCCTCACTGCTTGCCGAAGGACAAGATGCCAGCGAAACCGCGATCTTGGCCGCTCTTCAATCCGCCTATGAGCACTCCACCACCACCATGAAAGAGCAAATGGAAGAACTTACAGGAGGCCTGAACCTGAACCTCCCCGGGATGAGCGAGTGA